Part of the Pseudomonas lijiangensis genome is shown below.
CGTGCAGTGGATCGTCCTGCTGTCGGCGGCCCTGCTGTGTGGGCTTCGCCCCTGGCTGGCACGTCTTTCACCGGGGCTTGCAGGTATTCTCAGCTGCATGCTGGTAGTGGGTCTAACCTTGTTGTGTACGGCGGTGACGGATGTCTGCCAACTGACCGGCAGGATTTCGCCGGGCAGCATGGTCGAGCGCTATATCCGCTATTCGTTGATCGCGTTGATCATGTCTGCGCTGATGTTGCGCTACTTTTATCTGCAGAGTCAGTGGCGCAAGCAACAGCAGGGTGAACTGAAGGCCAGGATCGAATCGCTTCAGGCCAGGATTCGTCCGCATTTTCTGTTCAACACGCTCAACAGCATTGCCAGTCTGGTGGCCAGCAATCCGGTCAAGGCCGAGCAGGCCGTACTGGATCTGTCGGACCTGTTTCGCGCCAGCCTGGCCAAGCCCGGAAGCCTGGTGACCTGGCACGAAGAACTGGCTTTGGCGAAACGATATTTATCGATTGAGCAATATCGTCTCGGCGAGCGTCTACAGTTGGACTGGAGGGTGAGCGCAATTCCTGATGATTTGCCCATTCCCCAGCTGACATTGCAGCCATTGCTGGAAAACGCCTTGATCTATGGCATTGCCCCGCGCATCGAAGGGGGCATAGTTACAGTCGAGGCAGACTATGAAGGGGGAGAGTTCATATTGTGTGTCAGCAATCCCTATGAAGAAGTTGCCACACGGCAGACTTCCAACGGTACTCAACAGGCCCTGTTGAATATAGGTGCACGTATTACGGCACTTTTTGGCCCGCACGCCAGTCTGAGCGTGGAGCGCCGTGATGGTCGTCACTACACCTGTCTACGCTATCCTTGTGCGAGACTCACGCAGGAAGCCAGAGCAATATGAATGTCCTGATCGTTGATGACGAACCCCTGGCCCGCGAGCGACTGAGCCGATTGGTCGGTGAAATCGAGGGTTACAGGGTACTTGAACCCAGCGCTACCAATGGCGAAGAAGCTTTGGCGCTGATTGAAAACCTCAAGCCAGATGTCGTGCTGCTCGATATCCGCATGCCGGGTCTCGACGGTCTTCAGGTCGCGGCGAAACTGTGCGAGCGTGAAACTCCGCCCGCTGTCGTCTTTTGTACTGCGCACGACGAATTTGCACTGGACGCCTTTCAGGTCAGTGCCGTCGGTTATCTGGTCAAACCTGTGCGCCCCGAGAATCTCGTCGAGGCGTTGAGAAAAGCCGAGCGACCCAATCGCGTGCAGTTGGCCGCGATGACCCGTCCGGCTGCCGAAACGGGCAGCGGTCCGCGCAGCCATATCAGTGCGCGAACCCGTAAAGGCATTGAGTTGATCCCGCTGGATCAGGTGATCTTTTTCATTGCCGACCACAAGTACGTCACCCTGCGCCATGAAGGCGGCGAAGTGCTGCTGGATGAACCGCTCAAGGCGCTGGAAGACGAGTTTGGTGACCGTTTCGTGCGTATCCATCGCAATGCGCTGGTGGCACGGGAGCGGATCGAGCGTTTGCAGCGCACGCCACTGGGGCATTTCCAGTTGTTCCTCAAGGGCCTCAATGGCGATGCCTTGATCGTCAGCCGTCGGCATGTCGCCGGTGTACGCAAGATGATGCAACAGCTTTAAGGTACGAAAAGTGGCTGCCCTCGCCGCAAGTCCAGCAGGATGTCGAGCCGTTGTGGAGGCCCCTGGTTCGGGCGGGGGACGCTTTAGCCACTGTCATTTCGTTGATCCGGGTCATGAAGCCGATTTTACTTTTTGAGTCAGCGCTGAAGTCGTTCCGGTTGTGCTGTTATTATCCGTCGCACTTATCAAGCACGGATTGATCCATGTCTTCTCGCGAAATCCGCATTGCCACCCGTAAAAGTGCGCTGGCCCTCTGGCAGGCCGAATATGTCAAAGCCAGGCTCGAACAGGCTCATCCTGGCCTGATCGTGACGCTGGTGCCCATGGTCAGCCGTGGCGATAAACTGCTCGACTCGCCGCTGTCGAAAATCGGCGGCAAGGGGCTGTTCGTCAAGGAGCTGGAAACGGCGCTTCTGGAAAACGAAGCCGATATCGCCGTGCATTCCATGAAAGACGTGCCGATGGATTTCCCCGAAGGCCTTGGGCTGTTCTGCATCTGTGAGCGCGAAGATCCGCGTGACGCATTCGTTTCCAACAACTTCAGCAGTCTGGAGCAGCTTCCTGCGGGCAGCATCGTGGGCACGTCCAGCCTGCGACGTCAGGCTCAACTGCTGACACGTCGTCCAGATCTGGAAATCCGGTTTCTGCGCGGCAACGTCAATACCCGGCTGGCCAAACTGGATGCCGGTGAGTACGACGCAATCATTCTTGCTGCCGCCGGCCTGATCCGTCTGGGCTTTGAAGATCGCATCACTTCGGCCATCAGTGTCGAGGACAGCCTGCCTGCCGGAGGGCAGGGCGCCGTCGGGATCGAGTGCCGTAGCGCCGATGCCGACATTCACGCATTGCTTGCGCCGCTGCATCATGCCGACACCGCTGTGCGCGTGATTGCCGAGCGAGCGCTGAACAAACACCTCAACGGTGGCTGCCAGGTGCCTATCGCCTGCTACGCCGTTCTGGAAGACGATCAGGTGTGGCTGCGCGGCTTGGTGGGTGATCCGGCTGGCGGTCTGTTGCTGCATGCCGAGGCTCGCGCACCGCAGACATCGGCCCAGGCGCTGGGTGTGCAGGTCGCCGAAGACTTGCTGGCCCAGGGCGCAGGGCAGATTCTC
Proteins encoded:
- a CDS encoding sensor histidine kinase yields the protein MKPDSRTTPGKDFFLPELCLPQTLLVLIVLAELLVLVMVLLEPMSQGFDWVCLALMSMFVQWIVLLSAALLCGLRPWLARLSPGLAGILSCMLVVGLTLLCTAVTDVCQLTGRISPGSMVERYIRYSLIALIMSALMLRYFYLQSQWRKQQQGELKARIESLQARIRPHFLFNTLNSIASLVASNPVKAEQAVLDLSDLFRASLAKPGSLVTWHEELALAKRYLSIEQYRLGERLQLDWRVSAIPDDLPIPQLTLQPLLENALIYGIAPRIEGGIVTVEADYEGGEFILCVSNPYEEVATRQTSNGTQQALLNIGARITALFGPHASLSVERRDGRHYTCLRYPCARLTQEARAI
- the hemC gene encoding hydroxymethylbilane synthase; protein product: MSSREIRIATRKSALALWQAEYVKARLEQAHPGLIVTLVPMVSRGDKLLDSPLSKIGGKGLFVKELETALLENEADIAVHSMKDVPMDFPEGLGLFCICEREDPRDAFVSNNFSSLEQLPAGSIVGTSSLRRQAQLLTRRPDLEIRFLRGNVNTRLAKLDAGEYDAIILAAAGLIRLGFEDRITSAISVEDSLPAGGQGAVGIECRSADADIHALLAPLHHADTAVRVIAERALNKHLNGGCQVPIACYAVLEDDQVWLRGLVGDPAGGLLLHAEARAPQTSAQALGVQVAEDLLAQGAGQILKAVYGEARDE
- a CDS encoding LytR/AlgR family response regulator transcription factor, with product MNVLIVDDEPLARERLSRLVGEIEGYRVLEPSATNGEEALALIENLKPDVVLLDIRMPGLDGLQVAAKLCERETPPAVVFCTAHDEFALDAFQVSAVGYLVKPVRPENLVEALRKAERPNRVQLAAMTRPAAETGSGPRSHISARTRKGIELIPLDQVIFFIADHKYVTLRHEGGEVLLDEPLKALEDEFGDRFVRIHRNALVARERIERLQRTPLGHFQLFLKGLNGDALIVSRRHVAGVRKMMQQL